From a single Maritimibacter sp. DP1N21-5 genomic region:
- the rseP gene encoding RIP metalloprotease RseP, whose amino-acid sequence MDMTGLIPDFGNLAFTLLAFVVALTIIVFIHEYGHYIVGKWTGIKADVFSIGIGPVLFKRTDKHGTQWQVAAFPVGGYVKFRGDANAASAGADEDAIRGLTPEERRATMPGAPVWARALTVAAGPVFNFVLSVLIFFGMAYYQGIATDPLTVKQMVPISGVENTLEPGDQILSIAGQTTPPLEEFGAYVETLPDDSPLHYVVLRDGAEVEVTTLHPYPAFVGSVTPQTAAADAGLEKGDLILAVNGTPTATFEDLRGIVGEGDGEALTLTIVRDGEQSDVTLTPRRMDLPLPEGGFETRWLIGIGGGLIFEPATRAPSIGEAITGGVSQVQYIITSSLSGLWHMITGAISSCNLRGPIGIAETSGAAASQGMPDFIWFIAVLSTAVGLLNLFPIPVLDGGHLVFHAYEAVVGRPPGDRAMRVLLAAGLAIILSIMVLGITNDLFCP is encoded by the coding sequence TTGGACATGACCGGGCTCATCCCAGACTTCGGCAATCTGGCCTTCACGCTGTTGGCCTTTGTCGTCGCGCTGACGATCATCGTCTTCATCCATGAATACGGCCATTACATCGTCGGCAAATGGACGGGCATCAAGGCGGACGTCTTCTCCATCGGGATCGGTCCGGTCCTGTTCAAACGCACGGACAAGCACGGGACCCAGTGGCAGGTCGCGGCCTTCCCGGTGGGCGGATACGTCAAGTTCCGGGGCGACGCGAATGCCGCCTCTGCCGGCGCGGACGAAGACGCGATTCGCGGCCTTACGCCCGAGGAACGCCGCGCGACGATGCCCGGGGCCCCAGTCTGGGCGCGGGCGCTTACGGTGGCGGCGGGGCCAGTGTTCAACTTCGTGCTCTCGGTCCTGATCTTCTTCGGCATGGCCTATTACCAGGGGATCGCTACCGATCCGCTGACCGTGAAGCAGATGGTGCCGATCTCCGGCGTCGAAAACACGCTCGAGCCGGGTGACCAGATCCTGTCGATCGCGGGCCAGACCACGCCACCGCTCGAGGAGTTCGGGGCCTATGTCGAAACGCTCCCCGACGACAGTCCGCTCCACTATGTCGTTCTGCGGGACGGCGCGGAGGTCGAGGTCACGACCCTGCATCCCTATCCGGCCTTTGTCGGATCGGTCACGCCCCAGACGGCGGCCGCGGACGCGGGGCTGGAGAAGGGCGACCTGATACTCGCGGTCAACGGCACGCCGACGGCGACCTTCGAGGATCTGAGGGGGATCGTGGGCGAAGGGGATGGCGAGGCCCTGACGCTGACCATCGTTCGCGATGGTGAGCAGTCAGACGTCACCCTGACGCCGCGGCGCATGGACCTTCCGCTCCCGGAGGGCGGCTTCGAGACCCGCTGGCTCATTGGGATCGGTGGCGGGCTGATCTTCGAGCCGGCGACCCGTGCGCCCAGCATCGGCGAGGCGATCACCGGCGGCGTGTCCCAGGTGCAATACATCATCACCTCGTCGCTGTCGGGCCTGTGGCACATGATCACGGGTGCCATTTCGTCGTGCAATCTGCGTGGGCCGATCGGGATCGCGGAGACCTCGGGGGCCGCGGCAAGCCAGGGCATGCCGGACTTCATCTGGTTCATCGCCGTTTTGTCCACGGCGGTTGGACTTCTGAACCTGTTCCCCATCCCGGTGCTGGATGGCGGACATCTGGTCTTTCATGCCTACGAGGCCGTCGTGGGGCGCCCGCCCGGCGACCGCGCCATGCGCGTTCTGCTTGCGGCGGGACTGGCGATCATCCTGTCGATCATGGTGCTCGGGATCACGAACGACCTGTTCTGCCCCTGA
- the bamA gene encoding outer membrane protein assembly factor BamA, translated as MRKSVLKPAATAIFFGMTGLAVLAPASVQAQSYNFQSVQIVGTDKVEASTVLSYLGFGKGQTVSAGQLNDAYQRLAGSGLFNTVELQPRGNTLIVRVQEYSVISRINIEGNRRKDDEDLLALIQSQPRRVFSPSVAERDAQIIAEAYAADGRIAAEVTPRIIRRGGGRVDLVFEVIEGKNAEIESLTFNGNRSFSDARLRRVLTSKQAGLLRTFVQVDTFDPERLEFDRQVLGDFYRSRGFVDFEAQALVAELPESRDGYKVTYQIVEGQQFSLGRVNTISEVDGVDPAEFERVARLRTGAVYDPTDIDNAIARMERLAIQKGLNFITVEPRVTRNDREGTLDIELAITRGPRVIVERIDIEGNQTTLDRVVRSQFTTVEGDPFNPRAIRNAAERIRALGYFSDVQVEAREGSASDRVVVDVDVEEQGTGSLSFGASYSTATGLGLNASFVETNFLGRGQYISAEFSGGATTRNYSFSFAEPNLLGRDLTLGIDAFYYTTTSSTIAMYDTAQFQVLPYVEFPISASSRVSLRVGAGGSNITNVDPASSAVLMAEAARGWQYGAQAGLTYKFDTAYNAIDPTSRLFLRFDGDIGGLGSDNTWLRATALARAQTRVLNDEVTLRAEVEGGALYSLSGAGSRVTDRFQLGTDKVRGFAPYGVGPRDLLAGNQDALGGNFYAAARVEAQFPLGLPEEYGISGGVFADVGSLWGLDNTLGGAIDDSAYLRSSVGASLFWETPIGPLRFNYSVPVVKQGYDRENRFEITISTSF; from the coding sequence ATGCGCAAATCCGTACTCAAGCCGGCTGCCACGGCGATTTTCTTCGGGATGACAGGACTGGCGGTCCTGGCGCCGGCGTCGGTTCAGGCGCAGTCCTACAATTTTCAATCCGTCCAGATCGTCGGCACCGACAAGGTCGAAGCCTCGACCGTGCTGTCCTACCTTGGCTTCGGCAAGGGGCAAACTGTCTCGGCCGGGCAACTCAACGACGCCTACCAGCGGCTCGCCGGCTCCGGTCTGTTCAACACCGTCGAGCTTCAGCCGCGCGGCAATACGCTGATCGTCCGGGTTCAGGAATACTCCGTCATCAGCCGTATCAACATCGAAGGCAACCGTCGCAAGGATGACGAGGACCTTCTGGCCCTGATCCAGTCGCAGCCGCGCCGGGTGTTCTCGCCCTCCGTGGCGGAACGCGATGCCCAGATCATCGCCGAAGCCTATGCTGCCGACGGTCGCATCGCCGCCGAGGTCACGCCGCGGATCATTCGCCGGGGCGGTGGCCGCGTCGACCTCGTTTTCGAAGTGATCGAGGGCAAGAACGCGGAGATCGAAAGCCTGACCTTCAACGGCAACCGCAGCTTCTCGGACGCGCGTCTGCGCCGGGTCCTCACCTCGAAACAGGCCGGGCTCCTGCGCACCTTCGTCCAGGTGGACACCTTCGATCCCGAACGGCTCGAGTTCGACCGTCAGGTGCTGGGCGATTTCTATCGCTCGCGCGGCTTTGTCGATTTCGAGGCACAGGCGCTGGTTGCCGAGCTTCCCGAAAGCCGCGATGGCTACAAGGTCACCTATCAGATCGTCGAAGGTCAGCAGTTCTCGCTGGGCCGGGTCAACACGATCTCGGAAGTCGACGGCGTCGATCCGGCCGAGTTCGAGCGTGTCGCGCGGCTTCGGACCGGTGCGGTCTATGACCCCACGGACATCGACAATGCCATCGCGCGGATGGAACGTCTCGCGATCCAGAAGGGCCTTAACTTCATCACCGTCGAGCCGCGTGTGACACGCAACGACCGGGAAGGCACGCTGGACATCGAACTCGCGATCACGCGCGGTCCCCGGGTCATCGTGGAGCGCATCGACATCGAGGGGAACCAGACCACGCTCGACCGCGTGGTGCGTTCGCAGTTCACTACTGTCGAAGGCGACCCCTTCAACCCGCGCGCCATCCGCAACGCGGCGGAACGCATCCGTGCGCTCGGCTATTTCTCGGACGTGCAGGTGGAAGCGCGCGAAGGCTCGGCCTCGGACCGTGTCGTCGTCGACGTGGATGTGGAAGAGCAGGGCACGGGGTCGCTGTCCTTCGGTGCGTCCTACTCGACCGCCACCGGCCTTGGGCTCAATGCGAGCTTCGTGGAAACGAACTTCCTTGGCCGCGGTCAGTATATCTCGGCCGAGTTCTCGGGCGGCGCCACGACCCGCAACTATTCGTTCAGCTTTGCCGAACCGAACCTGCTCGGGCGTGACCTGACGCTCGGGATCGACGCGTTCTATTACACCACGACCTCCTCGACGATCGCGATGTATGACACCGCGCAGTTCCAGGTTCTGCCCTATGTCGAGTTCCCGATTTCCGCATCGAGCCGCGTGAGCCTGCGGGTCGGGGCCGGCGGGTCCAACATCACCAACGTCGACCCGGCGTCCTCGGCCGTGCTCATGGCCGAAGCCGCGCGTGGCTGGCAGTACGGGGCACAGGCGGGGCTCACCTACAAGTTCGATACCGCCTACAACGCCATCGACCCGACCTCGCGCCTGTTCCTGCGCTTCGACGGGGATATCGGCGGGCTGGGGTCCGACAATACCTGGCTTCGTGCCACGGCACTGGCGCGGGCGCAGACCCGGGTCCTGAATGACGAAGTGACCCTCCGGGCCGAGGTCGAAGGCGGTGCGCTCTATTCGCTCTCAGGCGCGGGCAGCCGTGTCACCGATCGCTTCCAGCTTGGCACCGACAAGGTGCGAGGCTTCGCACCCTACGGCGTCGGGCCGCGCGATCTTCTGGCCGGCAACCAGGACGCGCTTGGCGGCAACTTCTACGCGGCCGCACGGGTCGAGGCACAGTTTCCGCTCGGACTTCCCGAGGAATACGGTATTTCGGGCGGCGTCTTCGCCGACGTCGGCAGCCTCTGGGGCCTCGACAACACGCTGGGCGGCGCGATCGACGACTCGGCCTATCTGCGGTCCTCGGTGGGCGCCTCGCTCTTCTGGGAAACGCCGATCGGCCCGCTGCGCTTCAACTACTCGGTCCCGGTCGTGAAACAGGGCTATGACCGCGAAAACCGCTTCGAGATCACGATCTCCACGTCGTTCTGA
- a CDS encoding OmpH family outer membrane protein yields the protein MVIRDCLCGGLLALVLAVGTQAASPALSQSLGQVVSAVVVIDRDALFSGTAFGQRVNEELDSERASLAEETRKIETALEQEERALTEERANLTQEEFRAKADEFDERVQALRTDRDRAQTTYVQKYEAAQRDFYARVGPIIGQLMTDRGAVVVLDKRMVLLSNSAVDVTEEAISRIDAVLGDGSAEDLPETAPEGENTDVILPPLDMGTEATEPVEQ from the coding sequence ATGGTGATCCGGGATTGCCTGTGCGGGGGCCTTCTGGCCCTCGTTCTCGCGGTCGGCACACAGGCCGCATCCCCCGCCTTGTCCCAGTCGCTTGGCCAGGTCGTGAGCGCGGTCGTGGTGATCGACCGCGATGCGCTTTTCTCCGGCACGGCCTTTGGTCAGCGGGTGAACGAGGAACTGGACAGCGAACGTGCCTCGCTTGCCGAGGAAACCCGCAAGATCGAGACCGCGCTTGAACAGGAAGAACGCGCCCTGACGGAAGAGCGGGCGAACCTGACCCAGGAAGAGTTCCGCGCGAAAGCCGATGAATTTGACGAACGGGTTCAGGCACTACGGACCGACCGCGACCGGGCCCAGACCACCTATGTCCAGAAATACGAGGCCGCGCAGCGGGATTTCTATGCGCGGGTCGGTCCCATCATTGGCCAGCTGATGACGGACCGCGGTGCGGTCGTCGTGCTCGACAAGCGCATGGTGCTTCTGTCGAACAGTGCGGTGGACGTGACCGAGGAAGCGATTTCCCGGATCGATGCCGTCCTGGGTGACGGGTCCGCCGAAGACCTTCCAGAAACCGCGCCCGAAGGCGAGAACACGGACGTCATCCTGCCGCCTCTCGACATGGGAACCGAGGCCACGGAACCCGTGGAACAATAG
- the fabZ gene encoding 3-hydroxyacyl-ACP dehydratase FabZ: MTDATPATDRPTSADIHLIQRCIPHRYPFLLVDKVVDIVAGESAVGIKNVTFNEPHFQGHFPTAPIMPGVTIIEAMAQTSAVMVAITLDLVDKEPLVYFMGIDKVKFRRKVVPGDVLRMDIKTLRGGSKIWKFEGVATVDGEVACSAEFSAMIDLSKNA, translated from the coding sequence ATGACCGACGCAACCCCCGCGACCGACAGACCTACGAGCGCGGATATCCATCTGATCCAGCGCTGCATTCCGCATCGCTACCCCTTCCTCCTCGTGGACAAGGTCGTCGATATCGTCGCGGGCGAAAGTGCCGTCGGGATCAAGAACGTGACCTTCAACGAACCGCATTTCCAAGGCCATTTCCCAACGGCTCCCATTATGCCCGGCGTGACGATCATCGAAGCGATGGCGCAGACCAGCGCGGTGATGGTGGCCATCACGCTCGACCTCGTCGACAAGGAGCCGCTGGTCTACTTCATGGGGATCGACAAGGTGAAATTCCGGCGCAAGGTCGTTCCGGGCGACGTGCTGCGCATGGACATCAAGACCCTGCGTGGCGGATCGAAGATCTGGAAATTCGAGGGCGTCGCCACGGTCGACGGAGAGGTCGCCTGTTCCGCCGAGTTCTCGGCGATGATCGACCTGTCCAAGAACGCCTGA
- the mnmA gene encoding tRNA 2-thiouridine(34) synthase MnmA has translation MALDSKMTVNSLGFAKRPEDTRVVVAMSGGVDSSVVAAKLKSEGYDVIGVTLQLYDHGAALAKKGACCAGIDIHDARRVADEMGFPHYVLDYENIFREAVIEEFADSYLGGATPVPCIRCNERVKFKDLLATARDLDADCMATGHYIQRFEGATGPELHRAADPARDQSYFLFSTTPEQLGFLRFPLGHLATKDETRALAREFGLMVADKPDSQDICFVPDGNYAGVIEKLRPGAAEPGEIVHTDGRVLGQHEGVIHYTIGQRRGLGIGGLADPLYVVKLDVDARRVIVGPKEMLATRTVPVREINWLGDAPFTSQSEWHVSVKVRSTRPPREAIIRPLSDTEAEVELITPEEGVSPGQACVFYANEGSRVLGGGWIWAGRR, from the coding sequence ATGGCGTTGGACAGCAAGATGACCGTCAATTCACTGGGCTTTGCGAAGCGCCCCGAGGACACGCGCGTCGTCGTGGCGATGTCGGGCGGCGTCGACTCGTCCGTCGTGGCGGCGAAGCTCAAATCCGAAGGCTACGACGTCATCGGCGTCACGCTCCAGCTCTATGACCACGGTGCGGCACTGGCCAAGAAGGGCGCCTGTTGCGCGGGCATCGACATTCACGACGCGCGCCGCGTGGCCGACGAGATGGGTTTCCCGCATTACGTGCTCGATTATGAGAACATCTTTCGCGAAGCGGTGATCGAGGAGTTTGCCGACAGCTACCTCGGCGGTGCGACCCCGGTTCCCTGCATCCGCTGCAATGAACGGGTGAAGTTCAAGGACCTGCTCGCCACCGCGCGTGACCTTGATGCCGACTGCATGGCGACGGGTCACTACATCCAGCGCTTCGAGGGCGCGACCGGACCCGAGTTGCACCGCGCCGCCGATCCCGCGCGCGACCAGAGTTATTTCCTGTTTTCGACAACGCCGGAACAACTCGGCTTCCTGCGCTTCCCGCTGGGCCATCTTGCGACCAAGGACGAAACGCGTGCGCTCGCGCGGGAGTTCGGGCTCATGGTCGCGGACAAGCCCGACAGTCAGGACATCTGCTTCGTGCCCGACGGCAACTATGCCGGGGTGATCGAGAAACTCCGCCCCGGTGCCGCGGAACCGGGCGAGATCGTGCACACCGACGGGCGCGTGCTGGGTCAGCATGAGGGCGTCATTCATTACACGATCGGGCAAAGGCGCGGGCTTGGCATTGGCGGGCTCGCCGATCCGCTTTACGTCGTGAAGCTCGACGTCGATGCGCGCCGCGTGATCGTGGGACCCAAGGAAATGCTCGCCACGAGGACCGTTCCCGTGCGCGAAATCAACTGGCTGGGCGATGCGCCCTTCACGTCGCAGTCCGAATGGCACGTATCGGTCAAGGTGCGCTCGACGCGCCCGCCGCGTGAAGCGATCATCCGACCGCTGTCCGACACCGAAGCCGAGGTCGAGCTTATCACCCCCGAGGAAGGCGTGAGCCCGGGACAGGCCTGCGTCTTCTATGCCAACGAGGGCAGCCGGGTGCTTGGCGGCGGCTGGATCTGGGCCGGCCGCCGCTAG
- a CDS encoding DUF1153 domain-containing protein yields the protein MYLKKVDGPRAVKLPDGTHMTRADLPPATTKRWVASRKAAVVRAVKYGLITLPEALTTFGLSEEELAEWSHAVEEHGEAALKATALQKYRQP from the coding sequence ATGTATCTGAAAAAAGTGGACGGCCCCCGTGCTGTGAAGTTGCCGGACGGGACGCATATGACCCGCGCCGACCTGCCGCCTGCGACCACGAAACGCTGGGTGGCCTCCCGCAAGGCCGCTGTTGTTCGCGCGGTGAAATACGGGTTGATCACGCTGCCGGAGGCTCTGACGACCTTCGGCCTGTCCGAAGAGGAACTGGCCGAATGGTCCCATGCGGTCGAGGAGCATGGCGAGGCGGCCCTGAAGGCCACCGCCTTGCAGAAATATAGACAACCATAG
- the ctrA gene encoding response regulator transcription factor CtrA yields the protein MRILLVEDDPTTSRSIELMLTHANLNVYSTDLGEEGIDLAKLYDYDLILLDLNLPDMTGHEVLRQLRMARIATPILILSGADDPENKLKGFGFGADDYMTKPFHRDELVARIHAIIRRSKGHSQSIIQTGRVSVNLDAKSVDVGGKPVHLTGKEYQILELLSLRKGTTLTKEMFLNHLYGGMDEPELKIIDVFICKLRKKLAEATDGDNYIETVWGRGYVLRDPAPSVMDSQIALGA from the coding sequence TTGCGTATCCTGCTTGTCGAAGACGATCCGACGACCTCGCGGTCGATCGAGCTCATGCTCACCCATGCGAACCTGAACGTCTATTCCACCGATCTCGGGGAAGAGGGCATCGACCTCGCGAAGCTCTATGACTACGATCTGATCCTTCTCGATCTCAATCTGCCGGACATGACCGGGCACGAGGTCCTGCGCCAGCTCCGGATGGCCCGGATCGCGACACCGATCCTGATCCTGTCGGGCGCGGACGACCCGGAGAACAAGCTCAAGGGCTTCGGCTTCGGTGCGGACGACTACATGACGAAGCCCTTCCACCGCGACGAGCTCGTGGCGCGGATCCATGCGATCATCCGCCGCTCCAAGGGGCATTCCCAGTCGATCATCCAGACCGGACGCGTCTCGGTGAACCTCGATGCCAAGTCGGTCGATGTCGGGGGCAAGCCCGTGCATCTGACCGGCAAGGAATACCAGATCCTGGAACTGCTCTCGCTGCGCAAGGGCACCACGCTCACGAAGGAGATGTTTCTCAACCATCTCTACGGCGGGATGGACGAGCCGGAGCTGAAGATCATCGACGTGTTCATCTGCAAGCTGCGCAAGAAGCTCGCCGAAGCCACCGACGGCGACAACTATATCGAAACCGTCTGGGGCCGGGGCTACGTGCTGCGCGATCCCGCACCCTCGGTGATGGACAGCCAGATCGCGCTCGGGGCCTGA
- the ligA gene encoding NAD-dependent DNA ligase LigA — MPEDKQKPVEDLTETEAARELARLADVLARSNVAYHTEDDPFLSDSDYDAAKQRNARIEELFPDLKRDDSPTEQVGNAPSEAFAKVRHRVRMLSLANAFEDADITDFDRQVRSYLGLDASAPLAFTAEPKIDGLSLSLRYERGALVEAATRGDGAEGENVTANALTISDIPRQLKDAPEVLEVRGEVYMSRSDFASLNERQSERGGKVFANPRNAAAGSLRQLDSAVTAERPLKFFAYAWGELSAPLADTQSGAIERLASMGFRTNPLTVRVTSPDEMLAHYHAIEGQRATLDYDIDGVVYKVDDLALQARLGFRSTTPRWAIAHKFPAELAWTRLEAIDIQVGRTGALSPVARLLPVTVGGVVVSNATLHNEDYIAGRDSKGGEIRGGKDIRVGDWVQVYRAGDVIPKVADVDLAKRPADTEPYRFPDHCPECGSEAIREEGDAVRRCTGGMICPAQAVEKLKHFVSRAAFDIEGLGARQVEMFYHDDQLPIREPADIFTLANRDAENLTKLRNRDGYGDKSASNLFASIEERRRVPLNRVIFALGIRHVGESAAGLLARHYGDWPRFEVAMTEASPEGGEAWDELLSIDGVGAVMATSLVTTFQQQNERESIDRLVAQLDIQPVDMPLTEGSPVAGKTVVFTGTLEKMTRAEAKARAEALGAKVAGSVSAKTDLVVAGPGAGSKAKKAKELGVETIDEDGWLELIKGA, encoded by the coding sequence GTGCCCGAAGACAAGCAAAAGCCCGTAGAGGACCTGACCGAAACCGAAGCGGCCCGCGAACTTGCGCGTCTTGCCGATGTTCTCGCACGCTCCAACGTCGCCTATCACACGGAAGACGATCCTTTTCTGAGCGATTCGGATTATGATGCGGCGAAGCAGCGCAACGCGCGGATCGAAGAGCTTTTCCCTGACCTGAAGCGGGACGACAGCCCGACCGAACAGGTGGGAAACGCCCCGTCCGAGGCCTTTGCCAAGGTCCGGCACCGCGTGCGCATGCTGTCGCTCGCGAATGCTTTCGAGGACGCGGACATCACCGATTTCGACCGGCAGGTCCGGTCCTATCTCGGTCTTGATGCCAGTGCGCCGCTTGCCTTCACGGCGGAACCCAAGATCGACGGCCTGTCCCTGTCCCTGCGATACGAGCGCGGCGCGCTTGTCGAAGCGGCGACTCGCGGCGACGGGGCCGAGGGCGAGAACGTGACCGCGAATGCGCTCACCATCTCCGACATTCCGAGGCAGCTGAAGGACGCGCCGGAGGTCCTGGAAGTCCGCGGCGAGGTCTATATGAGCCGGAGCGACTTTGCTTCGCTGAATGAACGGCAATCGGAGCGGGGCGGAAAGGTCTTTGCCAACCCTCGCAACGCCGCGGCCGGATCGCTGCGCCAGCTTGATTCGGCCGTCACCGCCGAGCGGCCACTGAAGTTCTTCGCCTATGCCTGGGGCGAGCTTTCGGCACCGCTCGCCGACACACAGTCCGGCGCCATCGAGCGCCTCGCAAGCATGGGCTTTCGCACCAATCCGCTGACGGTCCGGGTCACGTCACCCGACGAAATGCTCGCGCATTATCACGCGATCGAAGGACAGCGCGCGACGCTCGATTACGACATCGACGGTGTGGTCTACAAGGTGGACGACCTCGCCCTGCAAGCGCGGCTCGGATTCCGGTCGACGACGCCCCGTTGGGCCATCGCGCACAAGTTCCCGGCCGAGCTCGCCTGGACCCGGCTCGAGGCCATCGACATCCAGGTGGGACGCACCGGGGCCCTGTCGCCGGTCGCGCGGCTTCTGCCCGTGACCGTGGGCGGCGTGGTGGTGTCCAATGCGACGCTGCACAACGAGGACTACATCGCCGGACGCGACAGCAAGGGCGGTGAGATTCGCGGCGGCAAGGACATCCGCGTCGGCGACTGGGTGCAGGTCTACCGCGCCGGCGACGTCATTCCGAAAGTGGCTGACGTCGACCTCGCGAAGCGCCCCGCCGACACCGAACCCTATCGCTTCCCGGACCATTGCCCGGAATGCGGCTCCGAGGCGATCCGGGAAGAAGGCGACGCGGTTCGTCGCTGTACCGGCGGGATGATCTGCCCCGCGCAGGCGGTGGAAAAGCTAAAACATTTCGTCTCCCGCGCGGCCTTCGACATCGAAGGTCTCGGCGCCCGGCAGGTCGAGATGTTCTACCATGACGACCAGCTTCCAATCCGCGAGCCCGCCGACATCTTCACCCTGGCGAACCGCGATGCCGAGAACCTGACCAAGCTGCGCAATCGCGATGGATATGGCGATAAGTCGGCGTCCAACCTCTTCGCCTCCATCGAGGAGCGGCGCCGGGTGCCGCTCAACCGGGTCATCTTCGCGCTCGGGATCCGCCACGTGGGCGAGAGCGCGGCCGGACTGCTCGCGCGGCACTACGGCGACTGGCCCCGGTTCGAGGTGGCCATGACCGAGGCATCGCCCGAAGGGGGCGAAGCCTGGGACGAGCTCTTGTCCATCGACGGCGTTGGTGCGGTGATGGCGACGTCGCTCGTGACCACCTTCCAGCAGCAGAACGAACGCGAGTCGATCGACCGTCTGGTGGCCCAGCTCGACATCCAGCCCGTGGACATGCCCTTGACCGAGGGTTCGCCGGTCGCCGGCAAGACCGTCGTCTTTACAGGAACGCTCGAAAAGATGACGCGCGCCGAAGCCAAGGCCCGGGCGGAAGCGCTGGGTGCCAAGGTCGCGGGGTCCGTCAGTGCCAAGACCGATCTGGTCGTGGCCGGACCGGGCGCCGGCTCCAAGGCCAAGAAAGCCAAGGAGCTGGGCGTCGAAACCATTGACGAAGACGGTTGGCTCGAGCTGATCAAGGGCGCATGA